In Hydrogenovibrio marinus, a single genomic region encodes these proteins:
- the radC gene encoding RadC family protein, translating to MAIRDWHENDRPREKLLKFGATALSDAELLAIFLRVGVKGKSAVELSQDLLDEFGSLDSLLKAEQARFCEAKGLGEAKYVQLKAVLEMARRHFESGLTKGDALTQPETVAQWLNLQIGHSDREIFGMVLLDQQHRVINFQPLFYGTLNQASVHTREVVKTALDNNAAAVILAHNHPSGDPTPSQADLDLTRQLSEALSIMEIRCLDHIILGDHGRWCSLAQLGKMANL from the coding sequence ATGGCAATTAGAGACTGGCACGAAAATGACCGCCCACGAGAGAAGTTACTCAAATTCGGTGCTACCGCACTTAGTGATGCCGAATTACTAGCCATCTTTCTGCGTGTCGGCGTCAAAGGAAAAAGTGCAGTCGAGTTATCTCAAGACCTGCTTGATGAGTTCGGTTCACTTGATAGCCTGCTCAAGGCAGAGCAAGCCCGATTCTGTGAAGCAAAAGGTCTGGGCGAAGCCAAATACGTACAACTCAAGGCGGTTTTGGAAATGGCAAGACGCCATTTCGAGTCTGGTTTAACAAAGGGCGATGCCCTTACCCAACCGGAAACCGTCGCTCAGTGGCTTAATTTACAAATTGGTCATTCGGATAGAGAAATCTTCGGCATGGTTCTGCTTGACCAGCAACATCGCGTCATCAATTTTCAACCATTGTTTTACGGCACTTTGAACCAAGCAAGCGTCCACACTAGGGAAGTCGTCAAAACCGCTTTGGACAACAATGCTGCAGCCGTCATACTTGCACACAACCACCCATCCGGCGACCCTACCCCCAGCCAAGCAGACCTTGATTTAACTCGCCAATTATCTGAGGCGCTTTCCATTATGGAAATTCGCTGTCTGGATCACATTATTCTGGGTGATCATGGTCGGTGGTGCTCGCTGGCACAGCTTGGAAAAATGGCAAATCTTTGA
- a CDS encoding acyl-CoA thioesterase, giving the protein MFKLEMRVRDYECDLQGVVNNSVYQNYLEHARHEFLLSKQVNFPELARQGIDLMVLRAEVDYKSPLRPHDDFYVTVDVEREGRIKIVFVQNIYHKEDDQLIIAARTYGAAIQNGRPMKGLKELDVLFDDEFTHSISM; this is encoded by the coding sequence ATGTTTAAGCTGGAAATGCGTGTGCGTGATTATGAATGCGACCTGCAAGGGGTGGTTAATAACTCTGTATATCAGAATTATTTAGAGCACGCGCGACATGAGTTTTTGTTGTCGAAACAAGTCAACTTCCCGGAGTTGGCGAGACAAGGCATTGATTTGATGGTTTTGAGAGCGGAGGTTGATTACAAATCGCCGCTAAGACCGCATGATGACTTTTATGTCACAGTGGATGTCGAGCGCGAAGGACGTATTAAAATCGTGTTTGTGCAAAACATTTACCACAAAGAAGATGATCAATTGATTATCGCTGCCAGAACCTATGGCGCGGCGATCCAAAACGGTAGACCAATGAAAGGTCTGAAAGAGTTGGATGTGCTGTTTGATGACGAATT